One stretch of Daphnia pulicaria isolate SC F1-1A chromosome 8, SC_F0-13Bv2, whole genome shotgun sequence DNA includes these proteins:
- the LOC124310940 gene encoding protein EFR3 homolog cmp44E-like isoform X2, with translation MGCCGCCAALRPRYKRLVDNIFPVNPEDGLVRSNMDKLTFYSMSSPEKLDRIGEYLAQRVSRDIYRHRNPMVIIAMEAMDQLLLACHAQSLNLFVESFLKTVQKLLETTEPALQILASQSFVKFANIEEDTPSYHRRYDFFVSKFASLCHSNHPEVDVLNSLRLAGLRGIQGVVRKTVSDDLVENIWEPVHMDKIIPSLLYNMQHARPRRISNDGNSPSGHPEEQTDSENGARNIDPSSLAENCLRELVGRASFGNIRSVIKPVFKHLDLHELWVPNDFAIYTFRVIMYSIQVQYSYAVVENLMMHLDTSSRSRAKVRTSMANVLAKIISIAAGESVGPSVLEIVNSLLKHLKQSIMSAIPVDDAEAVADEKQFQESLISALAEFAYHLPDYQKIEIMMFIIGRTPVAGEFDPENVQAETLLQHMLLKCLLKVSYKYQSTNFSTSLPLTFLDPLLRTSLGQDAYVRVLVQEILHCLLDRHENRLKLKKPCIDICGLNLVFDKCSRADSLFYKNHGSRILVNLSESLDLTNVTRENIEAIYCTAALVCVELATDEMLVDILRWALAVQDVALTNTMLHPTNRISLHVVSLSIFNLASHTMNVATLIEYSAQVVAARTAKAPLLLRFNEGSAEEFPQNGILPECLLDFNTIADCMKEAGKDIMGMIPLQGPFNANQRYSWADSSLHQPSSFTDLSNLNLDGSESNTSSPGVSRRYAEEEVTFEALKKVLAEPAESRREAEYEKRQVICEKFRNTPFQQLVASSAKNDVLNDTLNQILTRISIMPCGQPELTAVQPNNQSMPLYGNNFPDLFVY, from the exons ATGG GTTGTTGTGGCTGCTGCGCTGCCCTGAGGCCCCGTTACAAGCGGTTGGTGGATAATATTTTCCCAGTCAATCCTGAG GATGGGTTGGTGCGGAGCAACATGGACAAGTTGACATTTTATTCAATGTCATCTCCAGAGAAACTTGATCGTATTGGCGAGTACTTGGCCCAAAGAGTTAGTCGTGACATTTACCGTCATCGCAATCCAATGGTAATCATAGCAATGGAGGCTATGGATCAGTTATTACTGGCTTGCCATGCACAGTCTCTCAATCTTTTCGTTGAGAGCTTCCTGAAAACAGTCCAAAAACTGTTGGAAACTACGGAGCCCGCTCTACAAATATTAGCTTCCCAATCG tttgtcaaatttgccAATATTGAAGAGGATACGCCTTCCTATCACCGTCGGTATGATTTCTTCGTCTCAAAGTTCGCATCCCTTTGTCATAGTAATCACCCCGAAGTCGACGTTTTGAACAGTCTTCGATTAGCCGGTTTACGTGGTATTCAA GGAGTTGTTCGTAAGACTGTCTCGGACGATCTAGTCGAAAACATTTGGGAACCCGTTCATATGGACAAGATCATCCCTTCGCTGTTGTACAACATGCAACATGCTAG ACCAAGGAGGATTTCAAATGACGGTAATAGTCCAAGTGGCCACCCGGAAGAGCAGACGGATTCGGAGAACGGTGCCCGGAATATTGATCCGTCTTCTTTGGCTGAAAATTGCTTGCGCGAGCTGGTCGGCAGAGCTTCGTTTGGCAACATACGATCCGTCATTAAACCCGTATTCAA ACATTTGGATTTGCACGAGCTTTGGGTTCCCAATGACTTCGCCATTTACACATTCAGAGTGATCATGTATTCAATTCAG GTTCAGTATTCTTATGCAGTTGTTGAAAATTTAATGATGCACTTGGATACGTCATCCCGGTCGAGAGCTAAAGTGCGTACCAGCATGGCGAATGTTTTAGCCAAAATAATCTCTATCGCCGCTGGAGAGAGCGTTG GTCCGTCGGTGTTGGAGATTGTCAATTCGCTGCTGAAACAcctaaaacagagtattatgtCAGCGATCCCGGTCGATGACGCTGAAGCCGTCGCtgatgaaaaacaatttcaagagTCACTTATCAGCGCCTTAGCCGAATTTGCTTACCATCTGCCAGACTatcagaaaattgaaatcatgaTGTTCATCATTGGGCGGACGCCGGTTGCAGGAGAGTTTGATCCTGAGAACGTCCAAGCTGAAACCCTTCTTCAGCATATGTTGTTAAAATGTCTCTTGAAA gtcAGCTACAAATACCAGTCTACCAACTTTTCCACTTCGCTTCCGCTAACCTTTTTGGACCCTCTTTTACGTACTTCATTAGGCCAAGACGCTTACGTTCGTGTACTAGTCCAAGAAATTCTTCACTGTTTGCTCGATCGGCATGAAAACCGTTTGAAGCTCAAGAAACCTTG CATTGACATCTGCGGTTTGAACCTGGTATTCGACAAATGTTCTCGAGCGGATTCTTTGTTTTACAAAAATCACGGCAGTCGTATTTTAGTGAACTTATCCGAAAGTCTTGATTTAACCAATGTCACGCGGGAAAATATTGAG GCCATTTACTGCACAGCAGCTTTAGTTTGTGTTGAGCTTGCTACGGACGAAATGTTGGTGGATATACTACGATGGGCACTAGCTGTCCAGGATGTAGCATTGACTAATACTATGCTTCATCCAACCAACCGCATATCTCTTCAT GTTGTTTCCCTTAGCATTTTTAACTTAGCTTCCCATACCATGAATGTAGCCACGCTGATTGAATACAGTGCCCAGGTAGTAGCTGCCAGGACTGCAAAAGCGCCGCTTCTTTTAAGATTCAACGAGGGATCGGCTGAAGAATTTCCACAAAATGGCATCCTACCAGAATGTCTTTTAGACTTTAACACTATTGCCGACTGCATGAAGGAAGCTGGCAAAGACATAATGGGCATGATTCCATTAcag ggACCATTCAATGCCAATCAGCGGTACTCTTGGGCTGACTCTTCGTTACATCAGCCATCCTCTTTCACTGATTTGAGCAACTTAAACCTAGACGGATCAGAGAGCAACACTTCCTCCCCCGGAGTATCTCGA AGGTATGCAGAGGAAGAGGTGACTTTTGAAGCGCTCAAGAAAGTTCTAGCAGAACCGGCAGAATCTCGTCGTGAAGCGGAATacgaaaaaagacaagttATTTGCGAAAAGTTTCGTAATACTCCATTCCAACAACTGGTTGCTAGTTCTGCAAAG AATGATGTGCTGAACGATACGCTGAATCAGATTTTGACTCGCATATCAATTATGCCTTGCGGTCAACCTGAATTGACCGCTGTGCAACCTAACAACCAGTCAATGCCGCTATATGGCAACAACTTCCCTGATTTGTTCGTTTACTAG
- the LOC124310940 gene encoding protein EFR3 homolog cmp44E-like isoform X1: MSVWSTLSDSSFLEMLDTVLSKCDASYCCCGCCAALRPRYKRLVDNIFPVNPEDGLVRSNMDKLTFYSMSSPEKLDRIGEYLAQRVSRDIYRHRNPMVIIAMEAMDQLLLACHAQSLNLFVESFLKTVQKLLETTEPALQILASQSFVKFANIEEDTPSYHRRYDFFVSKFASLCHSNHPEVDVLNSLRLAGLRGIQGVVRKTVSDDLVENIWEPVHMDKIIPSLLYNMQHARPRRISNDGNSPSGHPEEQTDSENGARNIDPSSLAENCLRELVGRASFGNIRSVIKPVFKHLDLHELWVPNDFAIYTFRVIMYSIQVQYSYAVVENLMMHLDTSSRSRAKVRTSMANVLAKIISIAAGESVGPSVLEIVNSLLKHLKQSIMSAIPVDDAEAVADEKQFQESLISALAEFAYHLPDYQKIEIMMFIIGRTPVAGEFDPENVQAETLLQHMLLKCLLKVSYKYQSTNFSTSLPLTFLDPLLRTSLGQDAYVRVLVQEILHCLLDRHENRLKLKKPCIDICGLNLVFDKCSRADSLFYKNHGSRILVNLSESLDLTNVTRENIEAIYCTAALVCVELATDEMLVDILRWALAVQDVALTNTMLHPTNRISLHVVSLSIFNLASHTMNVATLIEYSAQVVAARTAKAPLLLRFNEGSAEEFPQNGILPECLLDFNTIADCMKEAGKDIMGMIPLQGPFNANQRYSWADSSLHQPSSFTDLSNLNLDGSESNTSSPGVSRRYAEEEVTFEALKKVLAEPAESRREAEYEKRQVICEKFRNTPFQQLVASSAKNDVLNDTLNQILTRISIMPCGQPELTAVQPNNQSMPLYGNNFPDLFVY; the protein is encoded by the exons ATGTCGGTGTGGAGTACTTTATCTGATTCGAGCTTCCTTGAAATGCTTGACACTGTGCTATCAAAATGTGACGCTTCCTATT GTTGTTGTGGCTGCTGCGCTGCCCTGAGGCCCCGTTACAAGCGGTTGGTGGATAATATTTTCCCAGTCAATCCTGAG GATGGGTTGGTGCGGAGCAACATGGACAAGTTGACATTTTATTCAATGTCATCTCCAGAGAAACTTGATCGTATTGGCGAGTACTTGGCCCAAAGAGTTAGTCGTGACATTTACCGTCATCGCAATCCAATGGTAATCATAGCAATGGAGGCTATGGATCAGTTATTACTGGCTTGCCATGCACAGTCTCTCAATCTTTTCGTTGAGAGCTTCCTGAAAACAGTCCAAAAACTGTTGGAAACTACGGAGCCCGCTCTACAAATATTAGCTTCCCAATCG tttgtcaaatttgccAATATTGAAGAGGATACGCCTTCCTATCACCGTCGGTATGATTTCTTCGTCTCAAAGTTCGCATCCCTTTGTCATAGTAATCACCCCGAAGTCGACGTTTTGAACAGTCTTCGATTAGCCGGTTTACGTGGTATTCAA GGAGTTGTTCGTAAGACTGTCTCGGACGATCTAGTCGAAAACATTTGGGAACCCGTTCATATGGACAAGATCATCCCTTCGCTGTTGTACAACATGCAACATGCTAG ACCAAGGAGGATTTCAAATGACGGTAATAGTCCAAGTGGCCACCCGGAAGAGCAGACGGATTCGGAGAACGGTGCCCGGAATATTGATCCGTCTTCTTTGGCTGAAAATTGCTTGCGCGAGCTGGTCGGCAGAGCTTCGTTTGGCAACATACGATCCGTCATTAAACCCGTATTCAA ACATTTGGATTTGCACGAGCTTTGGGTTCCCAATGACTTCGCCATTTACACATTCAGAGTGATCATGTATTCAATTCAG GTTCAGTATTCTTATGCAGTTGTTGAAAATTTAATGATGCACTTGGATACGTCATCCCGGTCGAGAGCTAAAGTGCGTACCAGCATGGCGAATGTTTTAGCCAAAATAATCTCTATCGCCGCTGGAGAGAGCGTTG GTCCGTCGGTGTTGGAGATTGTCAATTCGCTGCTGAAACAcctaaaacagagtattatgtCAGCGATCCCGGTCGATGACGCTGAAGCCGTCGCtgatgaaaaacaatttcaagagTCACTTATCAGCGCCTTAGCCGAATTTGCTTACCATCTGCCAGACTatcagaaaattgaaatcatgaTGTTCATCATTGGGCGGACGCCGGTTGCAGGAGAGTTTGATCCTGAGAACGTCCAAGCTGAAACCCTTCTTCAGCATATGTTGTTAAAATGTCTCTTGAAA gtcAGCTACAAATACCAGTCTACCAACTTTTCCACTTCGCTTCCGCTAACCTTTTTGGACCCTCTTTTACGTACTTCATTAGGCCAAGACGCTTACGTTCGTGTACTAGTCCAAGAAATTCTTCACTGTTTGCTCGATCGGCATGAAAACCGTTTGAAGCTCAAGAAACCTTG CATTGACATCTGCGGTTTGAACCTGGTATTCGACAAATGTTCTCGAGCGGATTCTTTGTTTTACAAAAATCACGGCAGTCGTATTTTAGTGAACTTATCCGAAAGTCTTGATTTAACCAATGTCACGCGGGAAAATATTGAG GCCATTTACTGCACAGCAGCTTTAGTTTGTGTTGAGCTTGCTACGGACGAAATGTTGGTGGATATACTACGATGGGCACTAGCTGTCCAGGATGTAGCATTGACTAATACTATGCTTCATCCAACCAACCGCATATCTCTTCAT GTTGTTTCCCTTAGCATTTTTAACTTAGCTTCCCATACCATGAATGTAGCCACGCTGATTGAATACAGTGCCCAGGTAGTAGCTGCCAGGACTGCAAAAGCGCCGCTTCTTTTAAGATTCAACGAGGGATCGGCTGAAGAATTTCCACAAAATGGCATCCTACCAGAATGTCTTTTAGACTTTAACACTATTGCCGACTGCATGAAGGAAGCTGGCAAAGACATAATGGGCATGATTCCATTAcag ggACCATTCAATGCCAATCAGCGGTACTCTTGGGCTGACTCTTCGTTACATCAGCCATCCTCTTTCACTGATTTGAGCAACTTAAACCTAGACGGATCAGAGAGCAACACTTCCTCCCCCGGAGTATCTCGA AGGTATGCAGAGGAAGAGGTGACTTTTGAAGCGCTCAAGAAAGTTCTAGCAGAACCGGCAGAATCTCGTCGTGAAGCGGAATacgaaaaaagacaagttATTTGCGAAAAGTTTCGTAATACTCCATTCCAACAACTGGTTGCTAGTTCTGCAAAG AATGATGTGCTGAACGATACGCTGAATCAGATTTTGACTCGCATATCAATTATGCCTTGCGGTCAACCTGAATTGACCGCTGTGCAACCTAACAACCAGTCAATGCCGCTATATGGCAACAACTTCCCTGATTTGTTCGTTTACTAG